Below is a genomic region from Vitis riparia cultivar Riparia Gloire de Montpellier isolate 1030 chromosome 16, EGFV_Vit.rip_1.0, whole genome shotgun sequence.
AACAAGGCGGGAAGAGTTATTTCCGGCTGTCGCCATATGAGAGGAAGCTCCATAGATTGCCAGCTTCGTTTGATGAAGAGGTTTTCGAAGAGCTCTCTCAGTTCATGGGATCTCGTATGAGAACACCTCAGAGCAGAGGTGCTTCGGCAATTGTTTCCGTCGATGACAGTCGCAAAGCTCTGCCTCCACCTCCCCCATTCAAAGAAGACGACATCTCTCTCTCCGGTATGCACCAAACAATTAATGCTTTTCCCTCTTAATTTGGAGGCAATAATTTGTTTATCAGAAAAGAAGATTAAAACATAATCCATAATATAACCTTCTCATCAAAACATGTTTGTCCTACGTTTTCGTTTGCAGCAAGGACGAAGCAACTGGTTATGGGGAGTGGAGGCGAAGCATTTTACCATGGTACCAGAGGAAGCCAATTAGGGTTCGAGTCTTCACTGGACATTGGGGGTCCCTCATCGTCTTCGTCGTCGAAGGAGCTTCGTCGAATTGGGAAGATCCGAATGACATGGGAGGAGTCAGTGAGTTTGTGGGCAGAAGAAGGCGAGCACCACAGAGGGAGAGTGAGGCTTCAAGGGTCGAGCTTCTTGAACGCAGATGAGCTCACTTTCTTAGACGACTCTACGGTTGCTTGCACCATTGAGACCTTTGAAGATGGACCCCTCAAAGGTTTCTCAGTGGATAGATTCATTTCTGGACAACAAGTCAAAGTCTTTGGCAGAAGAAAGTCTTCCTCAGCTTCTGCTTCATCTGGTATCAATCTGTTTGTTGATATTCCTATTCTGAGAAACAATCTAGGAATCCCCATATAACGGTATCTCTAATCCTCTCAGGTTTCACAGAAAGAGTTCAGCTTCCATTGGCAGAGCCTTCCATCAGATGTAAGTCTTCTACACATAAATAAAGAGGAAGACGCTTCTCCAATGGTCCCTATATGTTCATTAATACCAACCGTTGGTCCTTGCTCTCTTCAGTCTCCGACGGTTGTGATTGAGTCATTGATGTGGGCCATTTCTTTGTACATTGCTTTGGTGCATTTATATACACACATATGATATTGGTGTTTCATATCTGTTCTGGTGCAGCTATTCCTCCATGGGAGTTCCAGGACCCAACGGAGTACTACGTGGGGTGTCTCCGAGCCCCACCCACGACACTGCCCAGCTTGTTCGAGCTCTCATGGCACTTGCAAGAGCCACCGCCCGAGGATCTAAGGTTTCCTCTTCGGAGAGACGTCTACCGCGACTTGCCGCAAGGGAAAGAAGTATTCTTTACTACTTCTACTGAACTATTAGATTGTAGAGCTTTCACATTTGATATCTTAAGCTCAATCATTCGATCAAACCCTAGCATCAGTGCAGCCACTGCTACCAGTAGAGACTCTTTCGTTGGTCTTTGGGATGATTGCATTAATAGGGTTGTATCTAAATTCTGTTCTATTGAGATGATTGTCATTCGGAAACCCTCTTCTTCATCAGCTGAAGCATTGCAAGATCAATGGCCCAACGTAACGGGGTTCGTGAGAAATTTTTGTTTGTGGAGGGGAGAGGAGACTGATCAATTAAGGGATGGTCACATTGATCCCTCTTCTTCAATAGTTGAGAAGCTTTTATGGACATACATGGATCTTCCTTACCTACTTGGCTACTACGCTGTTGGCTACATGGTAACATTTTGCGCCTTGAGCCGATCACAGGACCGAGTCATTCGAACTGATTTATATTCACTAGACTTGTCTACACCATCCGAGAGAATAAAAGGCCTAATCCCATGTTGGAGAATTGCAGGCTTGTTGCCATTGCTAGCTGACAGATGCTTCAACAACATTAACAACGGCAGCAATTACAAGTCGTTTCCTTATAGTGACTTTGAGAGGATTGATTCCTGCAATGGAAACATCATCGAAGTGACACCAAACACTGTAGCTAAATACTTCTCAAGTAGGAGAAAGTGGGGTGCAGTGAAAGAAATCTATGATTTTCTTGACCACCGAATCCCACACGCTGAGTTCATCCTCCGATCATCGGAGAAAGATCTGGTACTGATATTCAAGCCCAGAGGCTGCAAATCAAAGCCCACGAACTGTGATCAGCTAGTAGAAGCTCTCAAGAACGTAACGAAGGCCTTGGTTGCACTACATGACCTTTCATTCATGCACAGAGACCTGAGCTGGGACAAGGTGATGAGGAGAAGCGACAGAGATAGCGAGTGGTTTGTATGTGGGTTTGATGAGGCGGTGGGAGCACCGCAGATATACCCACACGGAGCCGCCACGCCGGCAACTAGTGGGAGGCACGCGCCGGAGATGGGGAGGGGTCTGCATGGAGTTAAGGTCGACGTGTGGGGTGTGGGTCATCTGGTGAAGACATGTGGATTGGTGGCAGTCCCCAAGCTCTTGAGAGAACTGCAGAAT
It encodes:
- the LOC117934080 gene encoding uncharacterized protein LOC117934080, producing MGDKGEATKKQQQQQHSTSPQDPLEESTETRQQHHHQQSPVVVVTGAQFIPPLYVPSGASSATFEQQQQQFDVLNPKRPRYGSGQWKLLPSPSHHQQQQKQTQMAILNTESSPSPTTNPHTQLHTTAASSSDTASSPSHSPIPSLSAASGQETNKPEGEHFHQQFRKGKYVSPVWKPNEMLWLARAWRIQYQGGSDGSGSSSRSEPPEGAQGTGVDVAVLSVRGKTRADKDREVAEFLNRHGVSRDAKTAGTKWDNMLGEFRKVYEWERRGEREQGGKSYFRLSPYERKLHRLPASFDEEVFEELSQFMGSRMRTPQSRGASAIVSVDDSRKALPPPPPFKEDDISLSARTKQLVMGSGGEAFYHGTRGSQLGFESSLDIGGPSSSSSSKELRRIGKIRMTWEESVSLWAEEGEHHRGRVRLQGSSFLNADELTFLDDSTVACTIETFEDGPLKGFSVDRFISGQQVKVFGRRKSSSASASSGFTERVQLPLAEPSIRSIPPWEFQDPTEYYVGCLRAPPTTLPSLFELSWHLQEPPPEDLRFPLRRDVYRDLPQGKEVFFTTSTELLDCRAFTFDILSSIIRSNPSISAATATSRDSFVGLWDDCINRVVSKFCSIEMIVIRKPSSSSAEALQDQWPNVTGFVRNFCLWRGEETDQLRDGHIDPSSSIVEKLLWTYMDLPYLLGYYAVGYMVTFCALSRSQDRVIRTDLYSLDLSTPSERIKGLIPCWRIAGLLPLLADRCFNNINNGSNYKSFPYSDFERIDSCNGNIIEVTPNTVAKYFSSRRKWGAVKEIYDFLDHRIPHAEFILRSSEKDLVLIFKPRGCKSKPTNCDQLVEALKNVTKALVALHDLSFMHRDLSWDKVMRRSDRDSEWFVCGFDEAVGAPQIYPHGAATPATSGRHAPEMGRGLHGVKVDVWGVGHLVKTCGLVAVPKLLRELQNRCLDQNPEQRPTAADCYHHLLQLQSSLSATGGY